In Flavobacteriaceae bacterium, the following proteins share a genomic window:
- a CDS encoding polysaccharide deacetylase family protein has protein sequence MNFTPVKTSKFIKRIFPSLIWEYPSQNKVIYLTFDDGPTPEITDWVLDILNKYNAKATFFCIGKNIETNPEIFKRILHEKHSIGNHTYNHLKGWKTKTKTYLHNIESTEKAFNSFNFKTSLFRPPYGQIKSKQAKQLLKRGYKIIMWRVLSIDWSNKISEEKCLNNVIKNTVSGDIVVFHDSIKASKNLRYALPKVLEYFSEKGFIFKRILE, from the coding sequence GTGAATTTTACTCCAGTAAAAACATCTAAATTTATTAAAAGGATATTTCCAAGTTTGATTTGGGAATATCCTTCTCAAAATAAAGTGATTTATTTAACTTTTGATGATGGCCCTACTCCAGAGATAACAGATTGGGTTTTAGATATTTTAAATAAATATAATGCTAAAGCTACTTTTTTTTGTATTGGAAAAAATATTGAAACAAACCCTGAAATTTTTAAGCGAATTTTACATGAAAAACATTCTATAGGCAATCACACTTATAATCATTTAAAAGGCTGGAAAACAAAAACAAAAACATATCTACATAACATAGAGTCTACAGAAAAGGCTTTCAATTCTTTTAATTTTAAAACCAGTTTATTTCGCCCACCTTATGGTCAAATTAAATCTAAGCAAGCAAAACAACTTCTAAAAAGGGGTTATAAAATTATAATGTGGAGAGTTTTATCCATAGATTGGAGTAATAAAATATCTGAAGAAAAATGTTTAAACAATGTGATTAAAAATACAGTTTCGGGAGATATTGTAGTATTTCATGATAGTATAAAAGCATCAAAAAACTTACGATATGCCTTACCAAAAGTATTGGAGTATTTTAGTGAAAAAGGATTTATTTTTAAACGTATTCTTGAATAA
- a CDS encoding DUF2723 domain-containing protein — protein sequence MTHFNFKKWNTILGWLAFLIALITYSLTVEPTVSFWDAGEYILTSSKLQVGHPPGAPLFQMIGAFFSVFATDSSQIGLMLNMMSAVASAFTILFMFWSITLLLRKLAGNSETISNSKKQAILGSALVGSLAFTFTDSFWFNAVETEVYAMATLIMAVMFYLGLRWEQDMGKPRGNKWLILIAFITGLSFGVHFMGLLTIPAIGLIYFFKNYKKVTVKNFIIANIVVVGILLFIFKLLLPNSLKFFSSVELFFVNTLGLPFNSGSIFAGLLVITAFYFGLNYTRKKQYKHINTLVLCLLFIFIGFSSWMMLPIRANANVIINENNPSSARELLAYYNLEQYPKTRLFYGPQFTEQYSGLDENNPYVDAKPKYEKDVEKGKYIIVNDYKNADQNYNSEHASILPRMWSREHAENYMLFTGYLDFKIKPDLISDFYTSARNGGYPEDEASQYANGRLNQIRSAVSSFIGQVNEGRVDYEDYNTFLRQNSQFLDIEKPSFIDNILYMFEFQLGYMYWRYFMWNFTGRQDDIQGRYDSHGNWISGISFIDEAHLGISQNNLPSDVLNNKARNTYYFLPFILGLIGLFFLFNTNKKLFWTMLVFFLFTGIAIQVYTNVRPFEPRERDYSVVGSFYVFAIWIGFGVYALYNIISKFSRHKFLAPALTVVCLILVPSILAANNWDDHDRSGKRTANSMARTYLESCAPNAILFTIGDNDSFPLWYLQEIEGVRTDVKVVNTSLFQTDWYIDQMKRKAYESDPIPSQLIHEKYRYGTRDIVINQADNDIVKSLIKKDTLLIKELIDFIASDDERTKMKFIFQQEGRDIRRFPTQELNRSYFPAEHIRVPVDKNSVLKNGVVKPKDADKIVDFVDFKISGSALYKNRLLMLDIIANNNWERPIYFTGGSFGDDDYIWMKDYLQLDGLCYKLVPIKTPVDRANPFDMGRVDPDLMYDLVKKWDWGNSGSDIYHDVETRKNGITYRGNLARLIESLINDEKLKEAEEIADLAMEKMPVDIFNFYTLLEPYIGAYYQVEANEKGRNLFKEVSKKYQENLDYYISLSDEEQNQVFQEISTDLARYRGLIDVLVTYEDDAFVTSEMQKYNNYIQVFTGETEELLRPEEKPSPSDKDLPTNDSSSIDPEN from the coding sequence ATGACACATTTCAACTTTAAAAAATGGAATACCATTTTGGGTTGGTTAGCCTTCTTAATCGCCTTAATAACATATAGTTTAACTGTAGAACCTACAGTTAGTTTCTGGGATGCTGGCGAATATATTTTAACATCATCTAAACTACAAGTAGGTCACCCACCAGGAGCACCTTTATTTCAGATGATAGGTGCTTTTTTCTCGGTATTCGCTACAGATTCATCTCAAATTGGATTAATGCTTAACATGATGAGTGCAGTTGCTAGTGCATTTACGATTTTGTTTATGTTTTGGTCAATCACTTTATTACTTCGCAAATTGGCTGGGAACTCTGAAACTATTTCAAATTCAAAAAAGCAGGCTATTCTTGGAAGTGCTTTAGTAGGGAGTTTAGCTTTTACGTTTACAGATTCTTTTTGGTTTAACGCCGTTGAAACTGAAGTTTATGCTATGGCCACTCTTATTATGGCTGTCATGTTTTATTTAGGTTTACGATGGGAGCAAGATATGGGTAAGCCTAGAGGTAATAAATGGTTAATATTAATCGCATTTATTACTGGACTTTCTTTTGGGGTACATTTTATGGGCTTATTAACTATTCCTGCAATAGGATTGATTTATTTCTTTAAAAATTACAAAAAAGTTACTGTTAAAAATTTCATTATTGCTAATATAGTGGTTGTGGGTATTTTGTTATTTATTTTTAAACTCTTATTGCCCAACTCACTTAAATTTTTTAGTTCTGTAGAGTTGTTTTTCGTAAATACTTTAGGACTACCTTTTAACTCAGGTTCAATTTTCGCTGGTTTACTTGTTATTACTGCTTTTTATTTTGGCCTTAACTATACAAGAAAAAAACAATATAAACACATTAACACTTTAGTACTTTGTTTACTATTTATTTTTATTGGGTTCTCATCTTGGATGATGCTTCCAATTCGTGCCAATGCTAATGTGATTATTAATGAGAATAATCCTTCTAGTGCAAGAGAGTTATTAGCTTATTATAATTTAGAACAATATCCCAAAACACGCTTGTTTTATGGACCTCAATTTACTGAACAATACTCTGGATTAGATGAAAATAACCCTTATGTTGATGCTAAACCTAAATACGAAAAAGATGTAGAGAAAGGTAAGTATATTATTGTAAACGATTATAAAAATGCTGATCAAAATTATAATTCTGAACATGCCTCAATACTACCTAGAATGTGGAGTAGAGAGCATGCAGAAAATTATATGCTTTTTACTGGGTATTTGGATTTTAAAATAAAACCTGATCTAATTTCTGATTTTTATACTTCTGCACGCAATGGAGGCTACCCTGAAGATGAAGCCAGTCAGTATGCTAATGGTAGATTAAATCAAATAAGAAGTGCTGTTTCTAGTTTTATAGGTCAAGTTAATGAGGGGCGTGTAGATTATGAAGATTATAATACTTTTTTAAGGCAGAATTCACAATTTTTAGATATTGAAAAACCATCATTTATAGACAATATTCTTTATATGTTTGAATTCCAACTTGGCTATATGTATTGGCGTTATTTTATGTGGAATTTTACAGGACGCCAAGATGATATTCAAGGGAGATATGATTCTCATGGTAATTGGATAAGTGGTATAAGCTTTATTGATGAAGCACATTTAGGCATATCGCAAAATAATTTACCTAGTGATGTTTTAAATAATAAAGCACGAAATACGTATTATTTTTTACCTTTTATTTTAGGCTTAATAGGTCTTTTCTTTTTATTCAATACCAATAAAAAGTTATTTTGGACAATGCTCGTATTCTTTTTATTTACAGGAATAGCAATACAAGTATATACTAATGTTCGTCCCTTTGAACCTAGGGAACGTGATTATTCAGTAGTAGGTTCGTTTTATGTGTTCGCCATATGGATAGGTTTTGGGGTCTATGCCCTATATAATATTATAAGTAAGTTCAGCAGGCATAAATTTTTAGCTCCTGCATTAACTGTAGTTTGCTTAATTTTAGTTCCAAGTATTTTAGCTGCTAACAATTGGGATGATCATGATCGTTCTGGAAAAAGAACTGCTAACTCAATGGCTAGAACATATTTAGAATCTTGTGCACCTAATGCTATACTATTTACTATTGGAGATAACGATTCTTTTCCACTATGGTACCTTCAAGAAATAGAAGGTGTGCGTACTGATGTTAAAGTTGTGAATACAAGCTTATTTCAAACTGATTGGTATATAGATCAAATGAAACGTAAAGCTTATGAAAGCGATCCAATACCTTCTCAATTAATACATGAGAAATACAGGTATGGCACTAGAGATATTGTTATTAATCAAGCTGACAATGACATTGTAAAAAGCTTAATTAAAAAAGATACCCTACTCATTAAAGAATTAATTGACTTTATAGCTAGTGATGATGAACGTACCAAAATGAAATTTATATTTCAACAAGAAGGAAGGGATATCAGAAGATTTCCAACCCAAGAACTCAATCGCAGTTATTTTCCAGCAGAACATATAAGAGTTCCTGTAGACAAAAACTCTGTTCTAAAAAATGGTGTTGTAAAACCTAAAGATGCTGATAAAATAGTAGATTTTGTAGATTTTAAAATATCTGGAAGCGCATTATATAAAAATCGTTTATTAATGCTAGATATTATTGCAAACAATAATTGGGAGCGCCCTATTTATTTTACTGGTGGATCGTTTGGGGATGATGATTATATTTGGATGAAAGATTATTTACAATTAGATGGTTTGTGTTATAAATTAGTTCCTATTAAAACACCCGTTGATCGTGCTAATCCTTTTGATATGGGGAGAGTTGATCCTGATTTAATGTACGACTTAGTAAAAAAGTGGGACTGGGGTAATAGCGGTAGTGACATATATCATGATGTAGAAACTCGCAAAAACGGAATAACCTACAGGGGTAATCTTGCCCGTTTAATCGAAAGCTTAATTAATGACGAAAAACTTAAAGAAGCAGAAGAAATAGCGGATTTAGCTATGGAAAAAATGCCAGTAGATATATTTAATTTCTATACTCTTTTAGAGCCTTATATCGGAGCTTATTATCAAGTTGAAGCTAACGAAAAAGGACGTAACCTATTTAAAGAAGTTTCTAAGAAATATCAAGAAAACCTAGACTACTACATCAGCCTTAGTGATGAAGAACAAAACCAAGTATTTCAAGAAATTTCTACTGATTTAGCACGTTATAGAGGATTAATAGATGTATTAGTTACTTATGAAGATGATGCTTTTGTAACTTCTGAAATGCAGAAATACAATAATTATATTCAAGTTTTTACAGGAGAAACCGAAGAACTTTTAAGACCAGAAGAAAAACCATCGCCTTCAGATAAAGATCTTCCAACAAATGATTCTTCCAGTATTGATCCTGAAAATTAA
- the rimP gene encoding ribosome assembly cofactor RimP yields the protein MFKKIVKSLLDTCLESRQDLFLIDFDVLADNTIKVVIDGDKGVLVEDCMLVSRAIEHNLDREDQDFSLEVTSAGAASPLINSRQYKKNIGRTLSVKAIDNQEFEAVLALVDDEGVTLKWKAREPKPIGKGKITVQKEQKVLYNDIVEAKVKIKF from the coding sequence ATGTTTAAAAAAATAGTAAAATCATTATTAGATACTTGCTTAGAAAGTCGACAAGATTTGTTCTTAATCGATTTTGATGTGCTAGCAGATAACACTATAAAAGTAGTTATTGATGGTGATAAAGGTGTATTGGTTGAAGATTGTATGCTTGTAAGTCGAGCTATTGAACATAATTTAGATAGAGAAGATCAAGATTTTTCTCTTGAAGTAACATCGGCAGGAGCAGCATCTCCTTTAATAAATTCAAGACAGTATAAAAAGAATATTGGTCGCACATTAAGTGTAAAGGCAATAGATAATCAAGAATTTGAAGCTGTGTTAGCTTTAGTAGATGACGAAGGTGTTACACTAAAATGGAAAGCTAGAGAACCTAAACCCATTGGTAAAGGAAAAATTACAGTTCAGAAAGAACAAAAAGTATTATATAACGATATAGTAGAAGCAAAAGTTAAGATAAAATTTTAA
- the nusA gene encoding transcription termination/antitermination protein NusA, with the protein MENLALIDSFSEFKDDKLIDRVTLMAILEDVFRNALKKKFGDDDNFDIIINPDKGDLEIWRNRIVVADGDVMDPNEEISLTEARKIEDDFEVGEDVSQEVKLIDLGRRAILALRQNLIAKIHEHDNTNIYKQFKDLIGEIYTAEVHHIRHRAIILLDDEGNEIILPKEKQIPSDFFRKGDNVRGVIESVELKGNKPAIILSRTAPVFLEKLFEQEIPEVFDGLITVKNVVRIPGEKAKVAVDSYDDRIDPVGACVGMKGSRIHGIVRELGNENIDVINYTNNLNLYITRALSPARVTSIKIDEEAKRAEVILKPEEVSKAIGRGGHNIRLAGQLTGYEIDVFREGVEEDVELSEFSDEIDAWIIEELAKVGLDTAKSVLEQDAADLVKRTDLEEETINEVIRILKEEFE; encoded by the coding sequence ATGGAAAATCTTGCGTTAATTGACTCATTTTCAGAATTTAAGGACGATAAGCTAATAGATCGTGTTACCTTAATGGCTATTTTAGAAGATGTATTTAGAAATGCATTAAAAAAGAAGTTTGGTGATGACGATAACTTTGATATTATTATTAATCCAGATAAAGGTGATTTAGAGATCTGGAGAAATAGAATTGTAGTAGCAGATGGTGATGTAATGGACCCTAATGAAGAAATCTCATTGACAGAAGCTCGTAAAATTGAAGACGATTTTGAAGTTGGTGAAGATGTATCTCAAGAGGTGAAGCTTATCGATTTAGGTCGTAGAGCAATTTTAGCATTACGTCAGAATCTAATTGCTAAAATTCATGAACATGACAATACAAATATATATAAGCAATTTAAAGATTTAATAGGAGAAATTTATACTGCTGAAGTACATCATATTCGTCATAGAGCAATTATCTTGTTAGACGATGAAGGCAACGAAATTATTTTACCAAAAGAGAAGCAGATTCCTTCAGATTTCTTTAGAAAAGGAGATAATGTACGTGGTGTTATTGAAAGTGTAGAGCTTAAAGGAAATAAACCAGCAATTATTTTATCTAGAACTGCACCAGTATTTTTAGAAAAATTATTTGAGCAAGAGATTCCGGAAGTATTCGATGGTTTAATTACGGTTAAAAACGTGGTAAGAATTCCTGGAGAAAAGGCAAAAGTAGCAGTAGATTCTTATGATGATAGAATTGATCCAGTTGGAGCTTGTGTTGGTATGAAAGGGTCGAGAATTCATGGTATCGTTAGAGAATTAGGAAATGAGAATATAGATGTGATTAACTACACAAATAATCTTAATCTATATATAACTAGAGCATTAAGTCCAGCAAGAGTAACGTCTATTAAAATAGATGAAGAAGCAAAGCGTGCTGAGGTTATTTTAAAACCAGAAGAAGTAAGTAAAGCGATTGGCCGTGGCGGGCATAACATTCGTTTAGCAGGCCAGCTAACAGGCTATGAAATAGATGTATTTAGAGAAGGTGTTGAAGAAGACGTTGAGTTATCTGAATTCTCTGATGAAATCGATGCTTGGATTATTGAAGAATTAGCAAAAGTAGGATTAGATACAGCGAAAAGTGTTTTAGAACAAGATGCTGCTGATTTAGTGAAGCGTACCGACTTAGAAGAAGAAACAATTAATGAAGTTATTAGAATTCTTAAAGAAGAATTTGAATAA
- a CDS encoding glycoside hydrolase family 92 protein, with amino-acid sequence MRFSFFYILCFLFLFNCSNNSNFNIEVAKKDNPLISYVNPFIGTGGHGHTYPGATMPFGMMQLSPDTRLEGWDGCSGYHYDDEYIYGFSHTHLSGTGISDYGDILLMPTNAINFNNGADGKVGYRDHFSHQNEIAQPGFYSVHLDNTNIDVELTVTPRSGMHKYQFSSAKNQIVILDLAHRDQVLDHNINIISNQEISGYRHSKAWAEDQRLFYHIKFSKPFKNTPGSKGKNPEKMAFEFDNPNNDPIFVSVGISAVDEIGAKQNLETEIGNKTFEDIKINAQLIWEKQLEKIVIETNDINNKTNFYSALYHTMLAPNLYQDVDGRYRGIDLNIHQTNDFDYYTVFSLWDTYRGAHPLYTVIEQGRTNDFINTFLSKYDEGGIMPIWDLAGNYTHCMIGYHAVPVIADAYLKGITGFDTEKAFEAMKHSATRDKLGLASYKVQGYIPVEEESESVSKTLEYAFDDWTIAQMAKSMGKTEDYKTYIQRAQSYKNVFDPQTKFMRGRLRNTWFTPFDPYEVNFNYTEANSWQYSFYVPQDINGFINLLGGKRGLEEQLDALFSAKNELHGGNQVDITGLIGQYAHGNEPSHHMAYLYNFVNKPHKTQEKVYQILTELYTNEPDGISGNEDCGQMSAWYVLSSMGFYSVTPGSNQYIIGTPLFNKATINLENGESFTIEAKNISSKNKYIEYAYLNGKKLNRTYLNHDEIINGGSLIFEMTDNPATWGTKEGQEPMTIIEEHPIVVAPYIQKGDIAFKGNTEITLSNAEADTDIFYQLDDSEFKKYEGPIQLNNPSMLATYAEKNGIKSNIIETQFYKIDPNISINLETEYAQRYNGGGDNALIDGIRGGTDYRTGIWQGYHNRDVIVTIDLGNEKTISEIETGFLNDQGPWIFLPTEVTYLSSTDGKSFKVAKHIKLPKVTASQSAKVERITAKISPQKARYIKVIAKTLGDIPEWHIGHAYDGKSWVFMDEISIK; translated from the coding sequence ATGAGATTTTCCTTTTTTTACATACTGTGTTTTCTTTTTTTATTTAATTGTTCGAATAACTCAAATTTTAACATAGAAGTTGCAAAAAAAGATAATCCTTTAATTTCTTATGTAAACCCATTTATAGGAACTGGAGGTCATGGTCATACATATCCTGGAGCAACAATGCCATTTGGAATGATGCAATTAAGCCCAGATACACGATTAGAAGGTTGGGATGGTTGTTCAGGATATCATTATGATGATGAATATATTTATGGGTTTTCGCATACTCATTTAAGTGGTACAGGAATCTCAGATTATGGAGATATTTTGTTAATGCCAACCAATGCAATAAATTTTAACAATGGTGCAGATGGTAAAGTAGGGTATCGCGATCATTTTTCTCATCAAAATGAAATCGCTCAACCTGGGTTTTATAGTGTACATTTAGATAATACTAACATTGATGTTGAACTTACTGTAACTCCAAGAAGCGGAATGCATAAATATCAGTTCTCTTCAGCAAAAAATCAAATTGTTATTTTAGATTTAGCTCATAGAGATCAGGTTCTAGATCATAATATAAATATTATATCCAATCAAGAAATTTCAGGATATCGTCATTCTAAAGCTTGGGCTGAAGATCAACGTCTTTTTTATCACATAAAATTTTCGAAACCATTTAAAAACACTCCAGGGTCAAAGGGCAAAAACCCTGAAAAAATGGCCTTTGAATTTGATAACCCTAACAATGATCCAATTTTTGTTTCTGTTGGTATCTCTGCAGTAGATGAGATTGGTGCTAAACAAAATCTTGAAACAGAAATAGGTAATAAAACATTCGAAGATATTAAAATCAATGCTCAGCTAATCTGGGAAAAGCAACTAGAGAAAATAGTTATTGAAACTAATGATATAAATAACAAAACTAATTTTTATTCTGCGCTTTATCACACTATGCTTGCACCAAACTTATATCAAGATGTTGATGGTCGTTATAGAGGTATCGATTTAAATATTCATCAAACTAATGATTTTGACTATTATACAGTGTTTTCTCTTTGGGATACTTATAGAGGAGCTCACCCTTTATATACTGTAATAGAACAAGGTCGCACTAACGATTTTATTAATACGTTTTTAAGTAAATACGACGAAGGTGGTATTATGCCTATTTGGGATTTAGCAGGAAATTATACACATTGTATGATTGGGTATCATGCAGTACCAGTAATAGCCGATGCTTATTTAAAAGGTATTACAGGATTTGATACTGAAAAAGCTTTTGAAGCAATGAAACATAGTGCCACTCGAGATAAATTAGGTTTAGCATCATATAAAGTTCAGGGGTACATTCCTGTCGAAGAAGAAAGTGAATCGGTTTCTAAAACATTAGAATATGCATTTGACGACTGGACTATTGCACAAATGGCTAAATCTATGGGTAAAACAGAAGATTATAAAACTTATATTCAACGAGCACAATCTTATAAAAATGTATTTGATCCTCAAACAAAATTTATGAGAGGGAGGCTTCGAAATACTTGGTTTACTCCTTTTGATCCTTATGAAGTAAACTTTAATTATACCGAAGCTAATTCATGGCAATACAGTTTTTATGTTCCTCAAGATATTAACGGATTTATTAATCTTTTAGGTGGGAAAAGGGGTTTAGAAGAACAATTAGATGCCTTATTTAGCGCTAAAAATGAGCTACACGGGGGGAATCAAGTAGATATTACAGGTTTAATTGGTCAATATGCACATGGTAATGAACCAAGTCATCATATGGCATATCTTTATAATTTTGTAAACAAACCACATAAAACACAAGAAAAAGTATATCAAATCCTTACCGAGTTATATACAAATGAGCCAGATGGCATATCAGGAAATGAAGATTGTGGGCAAATGAGTGCTTGGTATGTGTTAAGTTCTATGGGTTTTTATTCTGTGACTCCGGGTTCAAATCAATACATTATTGGAACACCCCTGTTCAATAAAGCTACTATTAATTTAGAAAATGGAGAATCGTTTACAATAGAAGCTAAAAATATATCGTCAAAAAATAAGTACATAGAGTATGCCTATTTAAATGGTAAAAAATTAAATAGAACTTATTTAAATCATGATGAGATTATTAACGGTGGTTCTTTAATATTTGAAATGACTGATAATCCAGCAACTTGGGGTACTAAAGAGGGGCAAGAACCTATGACAATTATCGAAGAACACCCTATTGTCGTTGCTCCATATATACAAAAAGGAGATATTGCCTTTAAAGGAAATACAGAAATTACACTTAGTAATGCAGAAGCGGATACAGATATTTTTTATCAATTAGATGATTCTGAGTTTAAAAAATATGAAGGTCCGATTCAATTAAACAATCCGTCTATGTTAGCTACTTATGCCGAAAAAAATGGTATTAAAAGCAATATTATCGAAACTCAGTTTTATAAAATTGATCCTAACATAAGCATCAATTTAGAAACGGAATATGCTCAACGCTATAATGGTGGTGGCGACAATGCATTAATTGATGGTATTAGAGGTGGTACAGATTATAGAACTGGTATATGGCAAGGCTATCACAACAGAGATGTTATAGTTACTATCGATTTAGGTAATGAAAAAACAATTAGCGAAATAGAAACTGGTTTTTTAAATGATCAAGGACCTTGGATATTTCTTCCAACAGAAGTAACTTATTTAAGTTCGACAGATGGCAAAAGTTTTAAAGTCGCTAAACATATTAAACTTCCAAAAGTTACTGCATCACAAAGTGCAAAAGTAGAGCGCATTACTGCTAAAATTTCTCCTCAAAAAGCAAGATACATTAAAGTTATTGCCAAAACTTTAGGCGATATTCCTGAGTGGCATATTGGCCATGCTTATGATGGGAAAAGCTGGGTATTTATGGATGAAATATCAATTAAATAA
- a CDS encoding metallophosphoesterase, with protein MTRWIIFIVVCGIIDFYAFQAFKTVIKSSWITGIYSIVSVFILANFSYQLFTFNRAIGIDSGLASASALFILIYVPKLVLITTLFVEDIFRLFETIFNYFSRNEILNESSYAPSRRSFISKIALGLAAIPFGSILYGIFKGKYNFKVLKYSLYFEDLPEAFDGYKLTQISDVHSGSFDNVKKVEYAIDLINKQQSDVLLFTGDLVNNKAEEMHPYINAFKKLNAKDGMFSVLGNHDYGDYVNWNTDIEKSQNLEDLKSLQKEIGFDLLLNENRFIEKNGERIALIGVENWGKGFKQKGDLKKASQNVDINDFKILMSHDPSHWEEEVVNDKYHYHLTLSGHTHGMQFGIEIPGWFKWSPVKWRYKHWAGIYKELGQYINVNRGFGYLAFPGRVGIWPEITVIELKKGSNNT; from the coding sequence ATGACTCGTTGGATTATATTTATAGTTGTTTGTGGTATTATTGATTTTTATGCATTTCAAGCATTTAAAACAGTAATAAAATCATCATGGATAACAGGAATATATAGTATCGTTTCCGTTTTTATTTTAGCTAATTTTAGTTATCAATTATTTACTTTTAACAGAGCAATTGGCATAGACTCTGGATTAGCATCAGCATCAGCACTCTTTATTTTAATATATGTTCCTAAGCTAGTTCTTATAACAACACTTTTTGTCGAAGATATTTTTAGATTATTTGAAACAATATTCAATTATTTTTCTCGAAATGAAATTTTAAATGAGAGTAGTTATGCCCCCTCTCGTAGAAGCTTTATAAGTAAAATAGCATTAGGATTAGCAGCGATACCATTTGGTTCTATACTTTATGGTATTTTTAAAGGAAAATATAACTTTAAAGTTTTGAAGTATTCTCTTTATTTCGAAGATTTACCAGAAGCTTTTGATGGATATAAATTAACTCAAATAAGTGATGTACATTCAGGAAGTTTTGATAATGTAAAGAAAGTAGAATATGCTATAGATCTTATTAATAAACAACAAAGTGATGTGTTATTGTTTACAGGTGATTTAGTAAACAATAAAGCTGAAGAAATGCATCCTTATATTAATGCCTTTAAGAAATTGAATGCTAAAGATGGAATGTTCTCTGTTTTAGGAAATCACGATTATGGAGATTACGTAAACTGGAATACTGATATTGAAAAATCACAAAACCTTGAAGATTTAAAAAGTCTTCAAAAAGAAATAGGTTTTGATCTATTACTAAATGAAAATCGTTTTATAGAAAAAAATGGAGAGCGTATTGCATTAATTGGAGTTGAGAACTGGGGGAAGGGATTTAAACAAAAAGGAGATTTAAAAAAAGCATCTCAAAATGTTGATATTAATGATTTTAAAATCTTAATGAGTCATGACCCTTCTCATTGGGAAGAAGAAGTTGTTAATGATAAATATCATTATCATTTAACATTAAGTGGTCATACTCATGGTATGCAATTTGGTATAGAAATTCCAGGATGGTTTAAATGGAGCCCTGTGAAATGGAGGTATAAGCACTGGGCAGGAATATATAAAGAATTAGGGCAATATATAAATGTTAATCGTGGATTTGGATATTTAGCTTTTCCTGGACGTGTTGGAATTTGGCCAGAAATAACTGTAATCGAGCTTAAAAAAGGTTCGAATAATACATAA
- a CDS encoding thioredoxin — MSKFGELIDVNIPVLLDFFTEWNEQSTMMHAVLRDVAAALGDKAKVIKIDVDKNKDLAEALRIKGLPTLIIYKNGEMKWRQSGEQDANTLIGLIQEYV, encoded by the coding sequence ATGTCAAAATTTGGAGAACTTATAGATGTTAATATTCCTGTTTTGTTAGATTTTTTTACAGAATGGAATGAGCAATCTACAATGATGCATGCTGTCTTGAGAGATGTTGCTGCCGCTCTTGGTGATAAAGCTAAGGTTATAAAAATTGATGTTGATAAAAACAAAGATTTAGCTGAAGCACTTCGTATAAAAGGGTTACCAACTTTAATTATCTATAAAAACGGTGAAATGAAGTGGCGCCAAAGCGGTGAACAAGACGCAAACACACTTATAGGTCTTATTCAAGAATACGTTTAA